One Mangrovimonas cancribranchiae DNA segment encodes these proteins:
- a CDS encoding ZIP family metal transporter, with the protein MIAYLFPILAVILGVILVTVFKHQKKGYIKPLLGFSGAFLLAMTLFELLPEVYHHLDAKRTGLFIMLGILLQVILEFFSKGAEHGHIHIHKHQSQFPWLLFISLCLHSFLEGFPIHEHNDMVYGVLIHKIPIAMLITSFLIQSGFSKKQMILFLTVFSVMTPLGTYISNNTHLNDTILLSIHALVIGIFFHIATIILFETEEAHNHKLSFGKLFAILLGIAIAYII; encoded by the coding sequence ATGATTGCATATCTTTTTCCCATTTTAGCTGTAATACTTGGTGTTATTTTGGTAACTGTTTTTAAACACCAAAAAAAGGGTTATATAAAACCTTTGCTTGGCTTTAGCGGTGCCTTTTTATTAGCTATGACGCTGTTTGAATTACTTCCTGAAGTTTATCATCATCTAGATGCTAAACGCACAGGACTGTTTATTATGTTAGGTATTTTACTTCAGGTTATTTTAGAGTTTTTCTCAAAAGGTGCAGAACACGGTCACATTCATATTCATAAACACCAAAGTCAGTTTCCTTGGTTGTTATTTATAAGCTTGTGTTTACATAGTTTTTTAGAAGGCTTTCCTATTCACGAACATAACGATATGGTTTACGGGGTATTAATTCATAAAATTCCTATCGCCATGCTTATTACATCGTTTTTAATACAATCTGGCTTTTCTAAAAAACAAATGATTTTATTTTTAACGGTATTCTCTGTCATGACGCCTTTAGGTACCTATATTTCTAATAATACACATTTAAACGATACGATTTTACTAAGCATACACGCGCTAGTTATTGGTATCTTTTTTCATATTGCTACCATTATTTTATTTGAAACCGAAGAAGCGCATAATCATAAATTAAGTTTTGGCAAACTATTCGCTATTTTATTAGGCATTGCTATTGCTTACATTATTTAA
- a CDS encoding class I SAM-dependent methyltransferase produces the protein MTKDTTQWYASWFDTPYYHILYKDRNYKEAELFMNNLTAYLNLPEQGYILDLACGKGRHSIFLNSLGYNVVGADLSEQSIAYAKQFENESLKFKVHDMSCPFGQKFDAVFNLFTSFGYFEDDNDNLKTIKAIKENLKPHGFGVIDFMNVNYVLDNLTPESTKTVDDITFNLKRFYKDYHLYKTISFHDNGQDFKFEERVKALHLHDFESFFNEAGIYLLDVFGDYNLNKFNPKTSERLIMIFN, from the coding sequence ATGACAAAAGACACAACACAATGGTATGCTTCGTGGTTTGACACACCATATTACCACATTTTATATAAAGACCGAAACTATAAGGAAGCCGAATTATTCATGAATAACTTAACGGCTTATTTAAATCTACCCGAACAAGGTTATATTTTAGATTTAGCTTGTGGCAAAGGACGACACTCTATTTTTTTAAATAGTTTAGGTTATAATGTTGTTGGTGCCGATTTATCTGAACAAAGCATTGCTTATGCCAAACAATTTGAAAACGAATCACTAAAATTTAAGGTACATGATATGTCGTGCCCTTTTGGGCAGAAATTTGATGCGGTTTTTAACTTATTTACCAGTTTTGGCTATTTTGAAGATGATAACGACAACCTAAAAACCATTAAAGCCATAAAAGAGAATTTAAAACCCCATGGCTTTGGTGTAATTGATTTTATGAATGTAAATTATGTTCTTGACAATTTAACACCAGAAAGCACCAAAACTGTTGACGATATTACCTTTAATTTAAAACGCTTTTATAAAGACTACCATCTTTACAAAACCATTTCTTTTCATGATAATGGGCAAGATTTTAAATTCGAAGAACGTGTAAAAGCCCTACATTTGCATGACTTTGAATCCTTTTTTAATGAGGCTGGTATTTATTTATTAGATGTTTTTGGCGACTATAACTTAAACAAGTTTAACCCTAAAACATCCGAACGTTTAATTATGATTTTTAACTAA
- a CDS encoding THUMP domain-containing protein produces MENNFNMVAKTLFGFEELLAKELKQLGAQEVKKGVRNVSFVGDKGFMYKANLGLRTAIKILKPIKTFQLRHEDDLYKMVYKLPWEKYLKPTGTLAVDATVHSNVFKHSKYVALRTKDAIVDKFRDTTGKRPDVDLRFPDLKINVHIDRQRCTISLDSSGESLHQRGYKLATNIAPINEVLAAGMIMLSGWDGQSDFMDPMCGSGTLLAEAAMIACNIPPNLMRKEFAFERWQDWDVDLFETIEESLLKKTRDFHHKIIGYDKAPSAVRKAKENIKNAHLDDFITIEHEDFFKTEKPVEGRLHMVFNPPYGERLAIDMEQFYKDIGDTLKQNYSGTDAWFITSNLEALKHVGLRPSRKIKLFNGKLESRLVKYVMYEGSKKAKFQP; encoded by the coding sequence ATGGAGAATAATTTTAACATGGTTGCCAAAACCTTATTTGGCTTTGAAGAATTACTAGCAAAAGAATTAAAGCAACTTGGAGCACAAGAGGTGAAAAAAGGTGTTAGAAACGTTAGTTTTGTAGGTGATAAAGGCTTTATGTATAAGGCTAATTTAGGATTGCGAACAGCTATAAAAATCCTAAAACCTATAAAAACCTTTCAGTTGCGACATGAAGACGATTTGTATAAAATGGTATACAAATTACCGTGGGAAAAATACCTAAAACCAACCGGGACTTTAGCTGTAGATGCTACCGTGCATTCCAATGTATTTAAGCACTCAAAATATGTGGCGTTAAGAACAAAAGATGCTATTGTAGATAAGTTTCGAGACACTACCGGAAAACGTCCTGATGTCGATTTAAGATTCCCAGATTTAAAAATTAATGTCCATATAGATAGGCAACGCTGCACTATTTCTTTAGATAGTTCTGGAGAATCGTTACATCAACGTGGTTATAAGTTAGCAACCAATATTGCACCAATTAACGAGGTGTTGGCTGCCGGAATGATTATGTTATCGGGTTGGGATGGACAAAGCGATTTTATGGATCCTATGTGTGGTAGCGGAACGTTATTGGCAGAAGCCGCTATGATAGCTTGTAATATTCCGCCTAATTTAATGCGAAAAGAGTTTGCTTTTGAACGTTGGCAAGATTGGGATGTTGATTTATTTGAAACGATTGAAGAATCGCTCCTGAAGAAAACTAGAGATTTTCATCATAAAATAATAGGATACGATAAAGCGCCATCGGCAGTAAGAAAAGCAAAAGAGAATATTAAAAACGCCCATTTAGACGATTTTATAACGATTGAGCATGAAGATTTCTTTAAAACAGAAAAACCTGTAGAAGGCAGGTTACATATGGTTTTTAATCCACCTTACGGAGAGCGCTTGGCTATAGATATGGAGCAGTTTTACAAAGATATAGGCGATACGTTAAAACAAAACTATTCTGGCACTGACGCTTGGTTTATTACATCAAATTTAGAAGCTTTAAAACATGTTGGTTTACGACCTTCAAGAAAAATAAAACTGTTTAACGGGAAATTAGAATCTCGTTTAGTAAAATATGTGATGTATGAAGGCAGTAAAAAAGCAAAGTTTCAACCCTAA